The following proteins are encoded in a genomic region of Oryzias latipes chromosome 17, ASM223467v1:
- the depdc5 gene encoding GATOR complex protein DEPDC5 isoform X3 gives MKTNKSYKLVLHKKGFGGSDDELVVNPKIFPQVNLGDVIEIAHPSDEYSPLLLQVKSLKEDLQKETISVDQTVAQAFKLRAYQDVIVNIVDPKDVTLDLVELTFKDQYIGRGDMWRLKKSLVSTCAYVTQKVEFAGIRAQASELWVKGEKVTCGYISEETRVVFRSTSAMVYIFIQMSCEMWDFDIYGDLYFEKAVNGFLSDLFAKWKEKNCSHEVTVVLFSRTFYSAKSLEEFPEILKGSIRQDHEGHFYEDFYRVVAQNERRDEWTSLLVTIKKLFIQYPVLVRLKEADGFPLGYNSTAAQGNYLEAINLSFNVFDKHYINRNFDRTGQMSVVITPGVGVFEVDRLLMILTKQRMIDNGIGVDLVCMGEQPLHAVPLFKLHNRTSPGDSRVGDDYNLPHWINHSFYTSNSQRSCGSFTPRIKLAGRKIHAEKFKSSKDHSLCAPKDPDNSLPIQVDYDAYDAQVFRLPGPSRIQRSTIYRMGRDRDASGRKSVGSVDVSSGVGASSPVCSGGLEEQRSLASDDSLGPVSNMLLIPRAPALHYEVSSSLGYTSTREFLEKMVDSQRESSAPGRFTVGSAESTLHIRPGGYTPQRALINPFTPSRMPMKLTSNRRRWMHTFPVGPSGEPIQIHHQTRQNMAELQGSQQKDSAHTSAELLELAYHEATGRRTTSRQAGDLYSCGGAEEFAGSPGSGGGSGPLATRSSSFQDCPTGGSDPMPSFCCTVGVDWKSLTTPACLPLTTDYFPDRQTLQNDYTEGCYDLLPHSDLERREDDAPVMSASQVFEEFICQRLMQGYQIIVQPNNRKPPPTAATPLGSSPLYTRGLVSMRRGEEEETVFWLSMGRTFHKVCLKDKIITVTRYLPKYPYESAQIQYSYSLCPPHADAQFVSCWVEFGHERLEEYKWNYLDQYICSAGSEDFSLIDSLKFWRTRFLLLPAGGARRVADGEGHWDVYGEGAGAGAGSSGEWVLLDGFIRFLEGLNRIRRRHRSDRIIRQKGTPMKSLQVSSPLSSYPSEPVAPPQGKRGTSALSALLEMEQNQKSLEEQPKPSAAPADVSTVSFIDSPRKDAAFILDFIRSPRSSYIHPSQEQLNNSSVCLQLPAETTEAAEKAGQPGAGAVPPAGDAAAGGADASGQSAAGTHCLSSSSTLLEILEAIKHPTTGVQLLPEQKGLPPHCFISSEVVHWLVNNVEGVATHGMAVDVMQKMLDEGLVAHASGDAMRSFIYGFYFYRIVGEKDGLTTQLPAAAGGGWSTTVPEDFALFQRKWFEVAFVLEERRPSDLPAFLLPWLPSRPASYASRHSSFSRSFGGRSQAAALLAATVPEQKTVTLDVDVNNRSDRTEWCSCYYHGNFSLNAAFEIKLHWMAVTAAVLFEMVQGWHRKAASCGFLLVPVLEVPFALTTYLYGDPLRAHLFIPLCIQCLLKNSSDSLFEGFEPETYWERMQLFQEAILYRFGFVQDKFSASGFNFPSESKPQYIHVTGTVFLQLPYSKRKYSSGQQRRRRNSTTSNSQGPFGGEDRVGFYWAYNTMLTKAWRTGLLGDERLADRLLRDFTDFCANKDNRLQNLWDSCQEKMNASAP, from the exons AGACGATCAGTGTGGATCAGACGGTGGCTCAAGCCTTCAAACTGCGTGCATACCAGGACGTTATTGTCAACATTGTTGATCCTAAG GATGTGACGCTGGATCTGGTGGAGCTGACGTTTAAGGACCAGTACATTGGCAGAGGCGACATGTGGCGACTGAAGAAAAGCCTG GTGAGCACTTGCGCTTACGTGACTCAGAAGGTTGAATTTGCTGGAATCAG agcGCAGGCCAGTGAACTGTGGGTGAAAGGGGAGAAGGTGACCTGTGGTTACATCAGTGAGGAGACCAGG GTGGTGTTCAGATCCACGTCTGCCATGGTCTacatcttcatccagatgagcTGTGAGATGTGGGACTTTGACATCTATG GTGACCTCTACTTTGAGAAGGCTGTAAACggcttcctctctgaccttttTGCCAAGTGGAAG GAGAAGAACTGCAGTCACGAAGTGACCGTTGTGTTGTTCTCACGGACTTTCTACAGTGCCAAATCTCTTG aGGAGTTTCCTGAGATTCTGAAAGGCTCCATTAGACAGGATCACGAAGGACATTTCTATGAAGACTTCTACAG AGTTGTGGCACAGAATGAGAGACGAGACGAGTGGACATCGCTGTTGGTCACCATCAAAAAGCTCTTCATCCAGTATCCAGTTCTGGTGCGGCTAAAGGAAGCAG ATGGTTTTCCTCTGGGTTATAACTCAACTGCTGCACAGGGAAACTACCTGGAGGCCATTAACCTTTCTTTTAATG TGTTTGACAAGCACTACATCAACCGTAACTTTGACCGCACCGGACAGATGTCAGTGGTCATTACGCCTGGAGTGGGAGTGTTTGAAGTCGACCGTCTACTCATGATTCTGACCAAACAGCGAATGATTGACAACG GTATCGGCGTTGACCTGGTGTGTATGGGAGAGCAGCCGTTGCATGCTGTACCATTATTTAAG CTGCACAACAGGACCAGCCCTGGAGACTCTCGTGTGGGAGACGACTACAACCTTCCTCACTGGATTAACCACAG cttctacACGTCAAACAGTCAGAGGTCTTGTGGCTCCTTCACCCCTCGAATCAAACTGGCTGGTCGAAAG attCATGCAGAAAAGTTCAAGAGCAGCAAAGATCACA GCCTGTGCGCCCCTAAGGACCCGGACAACAGTCTGCCCATCCAGGTGGACTATGATGCCTACGATGCTCAGGTCTTCAGACTCCCAGGTCCTTCGCGGATCCAGAGGAGCACCATCTACAG GATGGGGCGAGACAGAGACGCGAGTGGGAGGAAGAGCGTGGGCTCTGTGGACGTCAGCTCAGGCGTCGGGGCGTCTTCCCCCGTGTGCTCGGGCGGCCTGGAGGAGCAGCGGAGCCTGGCCTCTGATGACAGCCTGGGTCCCGTGTCCAACATGCTGCTCATTCCACGCGCACCTGCACTGCACTACGAAGTCAGCAGCTCTCTTGGATACACGAGCACCAGAG AGTTCTTAGAGAAAATGGTGGACTCTCAGCGGGAGTCCAGTGCCCCAGGCCGGTTCACCGTGGGAAGTGCTGAGTCCACACTGCACATCCGTCCAGGAGGTTACACGCCTCAGAGAGCTCTCATTAACCCCTTCACACCGTCCAGGATGCCCATGAAGCTCACCTCCAATCGCAGGCGATGGATGCACACCTTCCCTGTGG GACCTTCTGGAGAGCCGATCCAGATCCACCATCAGACGAGACAGAACATGGCGGAGCTGCAGGGCAGCCAGCAGAAAGACTCCGCCCACACGTCTGCGGAGCTGCTGGAGCTGGCCTACCACGAGGCCACCGGCAG GAGAACAACGTCTCGCCAAGCGGGAGACCTTTACAGCTGTGGGGGAGCAGAGGAGTTCGCTGGAAGTCCTGGCAGTGGCGGTGGCAGCG GGCCGCTCGCCACTCGTAGCTCCTCCTTCCAAGATTGTCCCACTGGTGGATCCGATCCAA TGCCCAGCTTCTGCTGCACGGTGGGGGTGGACTGGAAGTCGCTGACCACGCCGGCGTGCCTCCCCCTCACCACCGACTACTTCCCCGACCGCCAGACCCTGCAGAACGACTACACGGAGGGATGCTACGACCTGCTGCCGCACAGTGACCTGGAGCG gCGAGAGGATGACGCTCCAGTGATGAGCGCATCCCAGGTGTTTGAGGAGTTTATCTGTCAGAGGCTGATGCAGGGGTATCAGATCATCGTCCAGCCCAACAACAGGAAGCCGCCCCCCACCGCCGCCACGCCTCTGGGCAGCAGTCCTCTGTACACCCGGG GTTTGGTGTCCATGCGccgaggggaggaggaggagacggtTTTCTGGCTCAGCATGGGCCGCACCTTCCATAAAGTCTGCCTCAAAGACAAGATCATCACGGTGACTCGCTACCTGCCAAA GTACCCGTACGAGTCTGCTCAGATCCAGTACAGCTACAGCCTCTGCCCGCCACACGCCGACGCTCAGTTCGTTTCCTGTTGGGTTGAGTTTGGCCATGAGAGACTGGAAGAGTACAAGTGGAACTACCTGGACCAGTACATCTGCTCTGCTGGTTCAGAGGACTTCAG CCTGATTGACTCTCTGAAGTTCTGGAGGACTCGCTTTTTGCTGCTACCGGCGGGTGGAGCTCGCCGCGTGGCGGACGGAGAAGGCCACTGGGATGTTTACGGAGAGGGAGCGGGTGCCGGAGCGGGAAGCAGCGGGGAGTGGGTCCTGCTGGATGGATTCATTCGCTTCCTGGAGGGCCTCAACCGGATCCGAAGACGCCACCGCTCTGACCGGATCATCAGG CAGAAGGGGACCCCCATGAAAAGTCTGCAAGTCAGCAGCCCCCTGTCTTCATACCCAAGTGAGCCTGTGGCCCCCCCACAGGGAAAGAGGGGAACGTCAGCCTTATCAGCACTGCTGGAAATGGAGCAGAACCAGAA GAGCCTGGAGGAGCAGCCGAAGCCGTCTGCAGCTCCGGCCGACGTCTCCACCGTCTCCTTCATAGACAGTCCTCGCAAG GACGCTGcctttattttggattttattcGTAGCCCCCGCTCCTCCTACATCCACCCTTCTCAG GAACAGTTGAATAATTCCAGCGTCTGCCTCCAGCTGCCCGCTGAAACCACGGAggctgcagaaaaagctggcCAGCCTGGAGCCGGCGCAGTCCCGCCTGCAGGAGACGCCGCAGCCGGCGGCGCCGACGCCAG TGGGCAGTCTGCTGCAGGGACACACTGTCTGTCCTCGTCCTCCACCCTGCTGGAGATCCTGGAGGCCATCAAACACCCAAC GACGGGCGTGCAGCTACTCCCCGAGCAGAAGGGTCTGCCACCCCACTGCTTCATCAGCTCTGAGGTTGTTCATTGGCTGGTCAACAACGTGGAGGGTGTGGCCACACATGGGATGGCAGTGGATGTCATGCAG AAAATGCTGGATGAAGGCCTGGTGGCTCATGCTTCAGGAGACGCCATGCGCAGCTTTATCTATGGCTTCTACTTCTACAGGATTGTCGGTGAAAAGGATG GCCTGACCACGCAGCTCCCGGCCGCCGCAGGAGGCGGCTGGTCCACCACGGTTCCGGAGGACTTCGCTCTGTTCCAGAGGAAATGGTTTGAGGTGGCCTTCGTGTTGGAGGAGCGGCGGCCTTCAGATCTGCCAGCTTTCCTCCTGCCCTGGCTTCCTAGTCGGCCGGCCTCCTATGCAAGTAGGCACAGCTCGTTCAGCCGCAGCTTTGGAGGACGCAGCCAGGCCGCCGCTCTGCTAG ctgcCACCGTCCCAGAGCAGAAGACGGTCACGCTGGATGTGGACGTCAACAACCGCAGCGACCGCACCGAGTGGTGCAGCTGTTATTACCACGGCAACTTCTCCCTGAACGCCGCCTTTGAGATCAAGCTGCACTGGATGGCGGTGACGGCGGCCGTGCTCTTTGAGATG GTTCAGGGCTGGCACAGGAAAGCCGCCTCCTGCGGCTTCCTGCTGGTTCCTGTTCTGGAGGTCCCTTTCGCCCTGACGACCTACCTGTACGGCGACCCGCTGAGGGCGCACCTCTTCATCCCTCTGTGCATCCAGTGCCTGCTGAAGAACAGCAGCGACAGCCTGTTTGAAG GTTTTGAGCCGGAGACGTACTGGGAGAGGATGCAGCTCTTTCAGGAGGCCATACTGTACAG GTTTGGTTTTGTTCAAGACAAGTTTTCTGCGTCGGGCTTTAACTTTCCCTCGGAGAGCAAGCCTCAGTACATCCACGTCACAG GCACCGTCTTTCTGCAGCTGCCCTACTCCAAAAGGAAGTACTCCAGCGGGCAGCAGCGCAGGCGCAGGAACTCCACCACCTCCAACAGCCAGGGGCCCTTTGGGGGGGAGGACAGGGTGGGCTTCTACTGGGCCTACAACACCATGCTGACCAAAGCCTGGAGGACGGGACTGCTGGGAGATGAGAGGCTGGCTGACCGCCTGCTCCGAGACTTCACCGACTTCTGCGCCAACAAGGACAACAGGCTGCAGAACCTGTGGGACAGCTGTCAGGAGAAAATGAACGCCAGCGCCCCCTAG
- the depdc5 gene encoding GATOR complex protein DEPDC5 isoform X6 — MKTNKSYKLVLHKKGFGGSDDELVVNPKIFPQVNLGDVIEIAHPSDEYSPLLLQVKSLKEDLQKETISVDQTVAQAFKLRAYQDVIVNIVDPKDVTLDLVELTFKDQYIGRGDMWRLKKSLVSTCAYVTQKVEFAGIRAQASELWVKGEKVTCGYISEETRVVFRSTSAMVYIFIQMSCEMWDFDIYGDLYFEKAVNGFLSDLFAKWKEKNCSHEVTVVLFSRTFYSAKSLEEFPEILKGSIRQDHEGHFYEDFYRVVAQNERRDEWTSLLVTIKKLFIQYPVLVRLKEADGFPLGYNSTAAQGNYLEAINLSFNVFDKHYINRNFDRTGQMSVVITPGVGVFEVDRLLMILTKQRMIDNGIGVDLVCMGEQPLHAVPLFKLHNRTSPGDSRVGDDYNLPHWINHSFYTSNSQRSCGSFTPRIKLAGRKIHAEKFKSSKDHSLCAPKDPDNSLPIQVDYDAYDAQVFRLPGPSRIQRSTIYRMGRDRDASGRKSVGSVDVSSGVGASSPVCSGGLEEQRSLASDDSLGPVSNMLLIPRAPALHYEVSSSLGYTSTREFLEKMVDSQRESSAPGRFTVGSAESTLHIRPGGYTPQRALINPFTPSRMPMKLTSNRRRWMHTFPVGPSGEPIQIHHQTRQNMAELQGSQQKDSAHTSAELLELAYHEATGRRTTSRQAGDLYSCGGAEEFAGSPGSGGGSGPLATRSSSFQDCPTGGSDPILLLSAPPTVPSFCCTVGVDWKSLTTPACLPLTTDYFPDRQTLQNDYTEGCYDLLPHSDLERREDDAPVMSASQVFEEFICQRLMQGYQIIVQPNNRKPPPTAATPLGSSPLYTRGLVSMRRGEEEETVFWLSMGRTFHKVCLKDKIITVTRYLPKYPYESAQIQYSYSLCPPHADAQFVSCWVEFGHERLEEYKWNYLDQYICSAGSEDFSLIDSLKFWRTRFLLLPAGGARRVADGEGHWDVYGEGAGAGAGSSGEWVLLDGFIRFLEGLNRIRRRHRSDRIIRQKGTPMKSLQVSSPLSSYPSEPVAPPQGKRGTSALSALLEMEQNQKSLEEQPKPSAAPADVSTVSFIDSPRKLPAETTEAAEKAGQPGAGAVPPAGDAAAGGADASGQSAAGTHCLSSSSTLLEILEAIKHPTTGVQLLPEQKGLPPHCFISSEVVHWLVNNVEGVATHGMAVDVMQKMLDEGLVAHASGDAMRSFIYGFYFYRIVGEKDGLTTQLPAAAGGGWSTTVPEDFALFQRKWFEVAFVLEERRPSDLPAFLLPWLPSRPASYASRHSSFSRSFGGRSQAAALLAATVPEQKTVTLDVDVNNRSDRTEWCSCYYHGNFSLNAAFEIKLHWMAVTAAVLFEMVQGWHRKAASCGFLLVPVLEVPFALTTYLYGDPLRAHLFIPLCIQCLLKNSSDSLFEGFEPETYWERMQLFQEAILYRFGFVQDKFSASGFNFPSESKPQYIHVTGTVFLQLPYSKRKYSSGQQRRRRNSTTSNSQGPFGGEDRVGFYWAYNTMLTKAWRTGLLGDERLADRLLRDFTDFCANKDNRLQNLWDSCQEKMNASAP, encoded by the exons AGACGATCAGTGTGGATCAGACGGTGGCTCAAGCCTTCAAACTGCGTGCATACCAGGACGTTATTGTCAACATTGTTGATCCTAAG GATGTGACGCTGGATCTGGTGGAGCTGACGTTTAAGGACCAGTACATTGGCAGAGGCGACATGTGGCGACTGAAGAAAAGCCTG GTGAGCACTTGCGCTTACGTGACTCAGAAGGTTGAATTTGCTGGAATCAG agcGCAGGCCAGTGAACTGTGGGTGAAAGGGGAGAAGGTGACCTGTGGTTACATCAGTGAGGAGACCAGG GTGGTGTTCAGATCCACGTCTGCCATGGTCTacatcttcatccagatgagcTGTGAGATGTGGGACTTTGACATCTATG GTGACCTCTACTTTGAGAAGGCTGTAAACggcttcctctctgaccttttTGCCAAGTGGAAG GAGAAGAACTGCAGTCACGAAGTGACCGTTGTGTTGTTCTCACGGACTTTCTACAGTGCCAAATCTCTTG aGGAGTTTCCTGAGATTCTGAAAGGCTCCATTAGACAGGATCACGAAGGACATTTCTATGAAGACTTCTACAG AGTTGTGGCACAGAATGAGAGACGAGACGAGTGGACATCGCTGTTGGTCACCATCAAAAAGCTCTTCATCCAGTATCCAGTTCTGGTGCGGCTAAAGGAAGCAG ATGGTTTTCCTCTGGGTTATAACTCAACTGCTGCACAGGGAAACTACCTGGAGGCCATTAACCTTTCTTTTAATG TGTTTGACAAGCACTACATCAACCGTAACTTTGACCGCACCGGACAGATGTCAGTGGTCATTACGCCTGGAGTGGGAGTGTTTGAAGTCGACCGTCTACTCATGATTCTGACCAAACAGCGAATGATTGACAACG GTATCGGCGTTGACCTGGTGTGTATGGGAGAGCAGCCGTTGCATGCTGTACCATTATTTAAG CTGCACAACAGGACCAGCCCTGGAGACTCTCGTGTGGGAGACGACTACAACCTTCCTCACTGGATTAACCACAG cttctacACGTCAAACAGTCAGAGGTCTTGTGGCTCCTTCACCCCTCGAATCAAACTGGCTGGTCGAAAG attCATGCAGAAAAGTTCAAGAGCAGCAAAGATCACA GCCTGTGCGCCCCTAAGGACCCGGACAACAGTCTGCCCATCCAGGTGGACTATGATGCCTACGATGCTCAGGTCTTCAGACTCCCAGGTCCTTCGCGGATCCAGAGGAGCACCATCTACAG GATGGGGCGAGACAGAGACGCGAGTGGGAGGAAGAGCGTGGGCTCTGTGGACGTCAGCTCAGGCGTCGGGGCGTCTTCCCCCGTGTGCTCGGGCGGCCTGGAGGAGCAGCGGAGCCTGGCCTCTGATGACAGCCTGGGTCCCGTGTCCAACATGCTGCTCATTCCACGCGCACCTGCACTGCACTACGAAGTCAGCAGCTCTCTTGGATACACGAGCACCAGAG AGTTCTTAGAGAAAATGGTGGACTCTCAGCGGGAGTCCAGTGCCCCAGGCCGGTTCACCGTGGGAAGTGCTGAGTCCACACTGCACATCCGTCCAGGAGGTTACACGCCTCAGAGAGCTCTCATTAACCCCTTCACACCGTCCAGGATGCCCATGAAGCTCACCTCCAATCGCAGGCGATGGATGCACACCTTCCCTGTGG GACCTTCTGGAGAGCCGATCCAGATCCACCATCAGACGAGACAGAACATGGCGGAGCTGCAGGGCAGCCAGCAGAAAGACTCCGCCCACACGTCTGCGGAGCTGCTGGAGCTGGCCTACCACGAGGCCACCGGCAG GAGAACAACGTCTCGCCAAGCGGGAGACCTTTACAGCTGTGGGGGAGCAGAGGAGTTCGCTGGAAGTCCTGGCAGTGGCGGTGGCAGCG GGCCGCTCGCCACTCGTAGCTCCTCCTTCCAAGATTGTCCCACTGGTGGATCCGATCCAA TCCTGCTGCTGTCTGCACCCCCGACAGTGCCCAGCTTCTGCTGCACGGTGGGGGTGGACTGGAAGTCGCTGACCACGCCGGCGTGCCTCCCCCTCACCACCGACTACTTCCCCGACCGCCAGACCCTGCAGAACGACTACACGGAGGGATGCTACGACCTGCTGCCGCACAGTGACCTGGAGCG gCGAGAGGATGACGCTCCAGTGATGAGCGCATCCCAGGTGTTTGAGGAGTTTATCTGTCAGAGGCTGATGCAGGGGTATCAGATCATCGTCCAGCCCAACAACAGGAAGCCGCCCCCCACCGCCGCCACGCCTCTGGGCAGCAGTCCTCTGTACACCCGGG GTTTGGTGTCCATGCGccgaggggaggaggaggagacggtTTTCTGGCTCAGCATGGGCCGCACCTTCCATAAAGTCTGCCTCAAAGACAAGATCATCACGGTGACTCGCTACCTGCCAAA GTACCCGTACGAGTCTGCTCAGATCCAGTACAGCTACAGCCTCTGCCCGCCACACGCCGACGCTCAGTTCGTTTCCTGTTGGGTTGAGTTTGGCCATGAGAGACTGGAAGAGTACAAGTGGAACTACCTGGACCAGTACATCTGCTCTGCTGGTTCAGAGGACTTCAG CCTGATTGACTCTCTGAAGTTCTGGAGGACTCGCTTTTTGCTGCTACCGGCGGGTGGAGCTCGCCGCGTGGCGGACGGAGAAGGCCACTGGGATGTTTACGGAGAGGGAGCGGGTGCCGGAGCGGGAAGCAGCGGGGAGTGGGTCCTGCTGGATGGATTCATTCGCTTCCTGGAGGGCCTCAACCGGATCCGAAGACGCCACCGCTCTGACCGGATCATCAGG CAGAAGGGGACCCCCATGAAAAGTCTGCAAGTCAGCAGCCCCCTGTCTTCATACCCAAGTGAGCCTGTGGCCCCCCCACAGGGAAAGAGGGGAACGTCAGCCTTATCAGCACTGCTGGAAATGGAGCAGAACCAGAA GAGCCTGGAGGAGCAGCCGAAGCCGTCTGCAGCTCCGGCCGACGTCTCCACCGTCTCCTTCATAGACAGTCCTCGCAAG CTGCCCGCTGAAACCACGGAggctgcagaaaaagctggcCAGCCTGGAGCCGGCGCAGTCCCGCCTGCAGGAGACGCCGCAGCCGGCGGCGCCGACGCCAG TGGGCAGTCTGCTGCAGGGACACACTGTCTGTCCTCGTCCTCCACCCTGCTGGAGATCCTGGAGGCCATCAAACACCCAAC GACGGGCGTGCAGCTACTCCCCGAGCAGAAGGGTCTGCCACCCCACTGCTTCATCAGCTCTGAGGTTGTTCATTGGCTGGTCAACAACGTGGAGGGTGTGGCCACACATGGGATGGCAGTGGATGTCATGCAG AAAATGCTGGATGAAGGCCTGGTGGCTCATGCTTCAGGAGACGCCATGCGCAGCTTTATCTATGGCTTCTACTTCTACAGGATTGTCGGTGAAAAGGATG GCCTGACCACGCAGCTCCCGGCCGCCGCAGGAGGCGGCTGGTCCACCACGGTTCCGGAGGACTTCGCTCTGTTCCAGAGGAAATGGTTTGAGGTGGCCTTCGTGTTGGAGGAGCGGCGGCCTTCAGATCTGCCAGCTTTCCTCCTGCCCTGGCTTCCTAGTCGGCCGGCCTCCTATGCAAGTAGGCACAGCTCGTTCAGCCGCAGCTTTGGAGGACGCAGCCAGGCCGCCGCTCTGCTAG ctgcCACCGTCCCAGAGCAGAAGACGGTCACGCTGGATGTGGACGTCAACAACCGCAGCGACCGCACCGAGTGGTGCAGCTGTTATTACCACGGCAACTTCTCCCTGAACGCCGCCTTTGAGATCAAGCTGCACTGGATGGCGGTGACGGCGGCCGTGCTCTTTGAGATG GTTCAGGGCTGGCACAGGAAAGCCGCCTCCTGCGGCTTCCTGCTGGTTCCTGTTCTGGAGGTCCCTTTCGCCCTGACGACCTACCTGTACGGCGACCCGCTGAGGGCGCACCTCTTCATCCCTCTGTGCATCCAGTGCCTGCTGAAGAACAGCAGCGACAGCCTGTTTGAAG GTTTTGAGCCGGAGACGTACTGGGAGAGGATGCAGCTCTTTCAGGAGGCCATACTGTACAG GTTTGGTTTTGTTCAAGACAAGTTTTCTGCGTCGGGCTTTAACTTTCCCTCGGAGAGCAAGCCTCAGTACATCCACGTCACAG GCACCGTCTTTCTGCAGCTGCCCTACTCCAAAAGGAAGTACTCCAGCGGGCAGCAGCGCAGGCGCAGGAACTCCACCACCTCCAACAGCCAGGGGCCCTTTGGGGGGGAGGACAGGGTGGGCTTCTACTGGGCCTACAACACCATGCTGACCAAAGCCTGGAGGACGGGACTGCTGGGAGATGAGAGGCTGGCTGACCGCCTGCTCCGAGACTTCACCGACTTCTGCGCCAACAAGGACAACAGGCTGCAGAACCTGTGGGACAGCTGTCAGGAGAAAATGAACGCCAGCGCCCCCTAG